A section of the Kribbella sp. HUAS MG21 genome encodes:
- a CDS encoding ATP-dependent Clp protease proteolytic subunit produces the protein MADEMKPPLFNETARQRLLGQRIVVLDGVLDDDNGTLIASQIMSLAAEDPDTDIALWIHSPGGSVPSMLAIRDVMRLVPCDVSTLAIGLACSAGQFLLSAGTPGKRYALRHARVLMHQGSAGIGGSAVEIEIQANDLRHIRDTVLGLIASDTGQSFETVHEDSRHDHWYTAEQAREYGFIDHIVESFDQVMPRRAAA, from the coding sequence ATGGCAGATGAGATGAAACCGCCGCTGTTCAACGAGACCGCCCGGCAGCGGCTGCTCGGGCAGCGGATCGTCGTACTGGACGGCGTACTCGACGACGACAACGGGACCCTGATCGCCAGCCAGATCATGTCGCTGGCGGCTGAGGACCCGGACACCGACATCGCGTTGTGGATCCACTCGCCCGGCGGCTCGGTGCCGTCGATGCTGGCGATCCGGGACGTGATGCGGCTGGTGCCGTGCGACGTGTCGACGCTGGCGATCGGGCTGGCGTGCAGCGCCGGGCAGTTCCTGCTCTCGGCCGGTACGCCGGGCAAGCGCTACGCCCTCCGGCACGCGCGGGTACTGATGCACCAGGGCTCGGCCGGGATCGGCGGCTCCGCGGTGGAGATCGAGATCCAGGCGAACGACCTGCGGCACATCCGCGACACCGTCCTGGGGCTGATCGCGAGCGACACCGGGCAGTCGTTCGAGACCGTGCACGAGGACTCGCGGCACGACCACTGGTACACCGCGGAACAGGCCCGCGAGTACGGCTTCATCGACCACATCGTCGAGTCCTTCGACCAGGTGATGCCCAGGAGGGCGGCGGCATGA
- a CDS encoding ATP-dependent Clp protease proteolytic subunit translates to MSTYTIPNVIAQHPRGERIMDVYSHLLAERIIYIGTGIDAGVANALIAQLLHLEADKPDQEIRIFINCEGGDMTAMLAIYDTMQYIQSPIATFCVGQAISAGAVLLAAGTPGSRAVLPHARIVLHQPAGRGQGTIPDLILQADEVVRVRGQVEEILARHTGQTVERLRHDTDRDHVLTAQSAKEYGIVDHVIAERTPLPALA, encoded by the coding sequence ATGAGCACCTACACCATCCCGAACGTGATCGCCCAGCACCCGCGGGGCGAGCGGATCATGGACGTCTACTCGCACCTGCTGGCCGAGCGGATCATCTACATCGGCACCGGGATCGACGCCGGCGTCGCGAACGCGCTGATCGCGCAGCTCCTGCACCTGGAGGCGGACAAGCCGGACCAGGAGATCAGGATCTTCATCAACTGCGAGGGCGGAGACATGACCGCGATGCTCGCGATCTACGACACGATGCAGTACATCCAGTCCCCGATCGCGACGTTCTGCGTCGGGCAGGCGATCTCCGCGGGCGCGGTCCTGCTGGCGGCCGGTACGCCGGGCAGCCGGGCGGTCCTGCCGCACGCGCGGATCGTGCTGCACCAGCCGGCCGGGCGCGGTCAGGGCACCATCCCGGACCTGATCCTGCAGGCGGACGAGGTGGTCCGGGTTCGCGGCCAGGTCGAGGAAATCCTCGCGCGGCACACCGGCCAGACCGTCGAGCGCCTCCGGCACGACACCGACCGGGACCACGTGCTGACCGCGCAGAGCGCCAAGGAGTACGGCATTGTCGACCACGT